A genomic segment from Deinococcus sp. QL22 encodes:
- a CDS encoding helix-turn-helix transcriptional regulator, with amino-acid sequence MIQRRFTLRRRQVAELLAEGLSNKQIAKRLGLSPHTVKDYVRVTLALVGCTRQELKGRALIDSPLTPPDWPSLPTTRPSAPLPLPPVDLQVFVVSLPALPAFPTLPPLPLTVGRTFDIEHAFKVVQGYAYLLGRACLMLLPGMVWPGLARLPEWLLELARPARITLSAGAQLIDHHDDVDDAYCAALGAQALVRAPNRQALAAAPHVVDQPLSSLDLARLVKCSQDTLRALGVVPARFSNLPPFARNNP; translated from the coding sequence ATGATCCAGCGCCGTTTTACCCTGCGCCGCCGCCAAGTGGCCGAACTGCTGGCCGAGGGGCTGAGTAACAAGCAAATTGCCAAGCGCCTAGGTCTCAGCCCGCACACGGTCAAAGACTACGTGCGGGTCACGCTGGCCCTCGTGGGCTGCACCCGTCAGGAGCTGAAAGGCCGCGCCCTGATCGACTCACCGCTCACGCCACCCGACTGGCCGAGTCTCCCCACGACCCGTCCATCCGCACCTCTACCACTCCCCCCTGTCGATCTCCAGGTGTTCGTTGTGTCACTGCCCGCCCTGCCCGCTTTTCCGACGTTGCCGCCGCTCCCACTGACCGTGGGCCGAACATTCGACATCGAGCACGCCTTCAAGGTCGTGCAGGGGTACGCCTACCTGCTGGGCCGGGCCTGTCTGATGTTGTTGCCAGGGATGGTCTGGCCGGGACTCGCCCGGTTGCCAGAGTGGCTGCTGGAGCTGGCCCGTCCCGCCCGCATCACGTTGAGCGCGGGTGCCCAACTAATTGACCACCACGACGACGTAGACGACGCTTACTGTGCGGCGCTGGGGGCACAGGCCCTGGTGCGTGCGCCCAACCGACAGGCCCTGGCCGCCGCCCCCCACGTGGTCGATCAACCGCTCAGCTCACTGGATTTGGCCCGCTTGGTCAAGTGCAGTCAGGACACCTTACGGGCGTTGGGTGTGGTTCCGGCCAGATTCTCCAACCTGCCCCCATTTGCAAGGAACAACCCATGA
- a CDS encoding ParA family protein — translation MPFKTLTFFNHAGGVGKTSLTRDVGAELAAAGARVLLIDLDPQANLTGWLGVNGVQVQGTAYPVAVEGADLPDPVRVHGLDLIPSHVDLALAESQMLGQVGAVLFLRQALAKVADRYDVCLIDSPPSLGQLAVMAALAADHLIVPVPTRQKGVDAMPGLQKAMSTYHRLRPDLTVALYVPTFYDARRLHDQELLAQLRDHLSPLATPVPQREAKWLDSTTAGEPIGVYAPGSPVHQDVQRLTREIAAAAGLPFTVPA, via the coding sequence ATGCCTTTCAAAACCTTGACCTTCTTCAATCACGCGGGCGGGGTCGGCAAGACTTCGCTGACCCGCGACGTGGGGGCCGAACTCGCCGCTGCCGGGGCGCGGGTGCTCCTGATCGACCTCGATCCCCAAGCCAACCTGACGGGCTGGTTGGGGGTGAACGGCGTACAGGTTCAGGGCACGGCCTACCCGGTGGCGGTGGAAGGCGCAGACCTGCCTGATCCGGTGCGGGTGCATGGGCTGGATCTAATTCCCTCGCACGTGGATCTGGCGCTGGCCGAGTCGCAGATGCTCGGCCAGGTGGGCGCGGTGCTGTTCCTGCGGCAGGCCTTGGCAAAAGTGGCAGATCGCTACGACGTCTGCCTGATCGACTCCCCGCCGAGTCTGGGTCAACTGGCCGTCATGGCCGCCCTCGCCGCCGATCATCTGATCGTGCCGGTACCGACGCGGCAGAAGGGCGTGGATGCCATGCCGGGCTTGCAGAAAGCCATGAGCACCTATCATCGCCTGCGGCCTGATCTCACGGTTGCCCTATACGTACCCACGTTCTATGACGCCCGCCGACTGCACGACCAGGAATTGCTGGCCCAGTTGCGTGACCATCTGTCCCCCCTCGCCACGCCCGTGCCGCAGCGGGAAGCCAAGTGGCTCGACTCCACGACGGCTGGGGAACCGATTGGGGTCTACGCACCGGGGTCGCCTGTCCATCAGGACGTGCAGCGCCTCACGCGCGAGATTGCCGCCGCCGCTGGCCTGCCCTTCACGGTGCCCGCATGA
- a CDS encoding ParB/RepB/Spo0J family partition protein: MTRAKRPKPREDTASLLGASAALAQPARIVSTLPVNALTPSPFQPRRRVEDSSLEQLVASIRTQGILQPLLVRPVGEGYEIVAGERRWQAAQLAGLTDVPVLIRELDDDAALTAALVENLQREDLTAIDEVDGTLRLIALRLQTTPEDARHRLMRAKGQETPDAAVFEDVFALLGRESWLSFVKNKLRIAGWPEDLQDAMRNGLPYSLAGVIAGAPVEIRAQLLEAAIAGASREDLRALGLKLMPPAPRQRFDETRVVSVARQLGSVRLLRGLTDAEQRALDSWLKKMPPLLAERLKELE; this comes from the coding sequence ATGACCCGCGCCAAGCGCCCCAAGCCCCGCGAGGACACCGCCAGTCTGCTGGGGGCCAGTGCCGCGCTCGCCCAGCCTGCCCGGATCGTGTCCACCCTGCCCGTGAATGCCCTGACGCCCAGCCCATTCCAGCCGCGACGGAGGGTCGAGGATTCGAGTTTGGAACAGCTGGTCGCTTCGATCCGCACGCAGGGCATCTTGCAACCCTTACTGGTGCGCCCTGTGGGTGAGGGATACGAGATCGTGGCCGGAGAGCGGCGCTGGCAGGCGGCTCAGCTCGCGGGCCTGACGGACGTGCCAGTGCTGATCCGGGAACTGGACGACGACGCGGCTCTGACCGCTGCCCTGGTCGAGAACCTGCAACGCGAAGACCTGACCGCCATCGATGAGGTGGACGGCACCCTGCGCCTGATCGCGCTGCGGCTCCAGACCACGCCCGAAGACGCCCGCCACCGCCTGATGCGGGCCAAGGGGCAGGAGACGCCCGACGCTGCCGTGTTCGAGGACGTGTTTGCCCTGCTGGGGCGCGAGAGCTGGCTGTCGTTTGTCAAGAACAAGCTTCGCATCGCGGGGTGGCCCGAAGACTTGCAGGACGCGATGCGGAATGGGCTGCCCTACTCGCTGGCGGGGGTGATTGCGGGGGCACCCGTGGAGATTCGGGCGCAATTGCTCGAAGCGGCCATCGCTGGCGCATCACGGGAAGACCTGCGGGCGCTGGGGCTGAAGCTGATGCCTCCGGCGCCCCGACAGCGCTTCGACGAGACGCGGGTGGTCAGTGTGGCCCGGCAACTGGGCAGCGTGCGGCTCCTGCGCGGGTTGACGGACGCCGAGCAGCGGGCGCTGGATAGCTGGCTCAAAAAAATGCCGCCTCTGCTGGCGGAGCGACTGAAGGAACTGGAGTAG
- a CDS encoding helix-turn-helix transcriptional regulator, with protein MNWETLQQTLRQLVREKRGAQAEIARRRGISTASVAAYIAGGNAIPAEHLDTILEILGLEFELGGLARRGPLAPENLTHTDAAVANMASVGEFGVSGVRAMRPQDFAVLVLGDGPSAHLPDEVSAYLYRARACMAYAGFYFPFLSVGAGQLGLAAEAGLRTFAEQAGIPVRQSNGRSIGMSSLIDRLSNQGHLTAQQTLQWRAILDNRNELFHPKNAPVFSLGLVMPYLTGITEALVALFPAPFEDLPS; from the coding sequence ATGAATTGGGAGACTCTACAGCAGACTTTGCGCCAGCTCGTGCGCGAAAAACGTGGTGCTCAGGCGGAAATTGCACGTCGGCGCGGCATCTCTACCGCAAGCGTAGCCGCCTATATCGCTGGTGGGAATGCCATTCCGGCAGAGCACCTAGACACCATCTTGGAAATCCTTGGTTTGGAGTTCGAGTTGGGCGGCCTGGCGCGGCGTGGGCCGTTGGCTCCAGAAAATTTGACGCACACCGACGCTGCGGTAGCGAACATGGCCTCAGTGGGTGAATTTGGCGTTAGCGGTGTGCGGGCCATGCGGCCGCAGGACTTTGCAGTGTTGGTGTTGGGGGATGGGCCAAGTGCCCATCTCCCAGACGAAGTATCTGCTTACCTGTACCGCGCCCGCGCCTGCATGGCCTACGCCGGGTTCTATTTCCCCTTTTTGTCAGTTGGGGCTGGACAATTGGGTCTGGCTGCTGAGGCTGGTCTTCGAACCTTTGCAGAGCAAGCAGGCATTCCTGTTCGTCAGAGCAACGGCAGAAGTATCGGCATGAGCTCTCTGATTGATCGATTATCGAATCAAGGTCATTTAACGGCGCAGCAAACCCTCCAATGGAGAGCGATTCTGGATAATCGGAACGAATTGTTCCATCCCAAAAACGCTCCTGTGTTTTCTTTGGGACTGGTGATGCCCTATCTCACAGGCATCACTGAAGCGTTGGTCGCTTTGTTCCCCGCACCTTTTGAGGACTTGCCCTCCTGA
- the tnpA gene encoding IS200/IS605 family transposase: MKQFRTSSHSAFRLFYHLVLITKYRRKCMNNAVLDDLEVITRNICEKWGCALVEFNGEADHVHILFEAHPHMEMSKFVGNLKTVTSRLIRKAHARYLSRWYWKPVFWSGSYAVVTAGGAPLEIIKRYIESQQRPLQ; encoded by the coding sequence ATGAAGCAATTTCGTACCAGTTCACATAGCGCCTTCCGGCTGTTCTACCACTTGGTACTTATCACCAAGTACCGTCGCAAGTGCATGAACAATGCCGTACTAGACGATTTGGAGGTCATCACACGAAATATCTGCGAGAAGTGGGGGTGCGCGTTGGTGGAATTCAATGGAGAAGCTGACCATGTTCACATCCTGTTTGAGGCGCATCCGCACATGGAGATGAGCAAGTTTGTAGGCAACTTGAAGACCGTGACGAGCCGTTTGATTCGGAAGGCCCACGCCCGATACCTGAGCCGTTGGTACTGGAAGCCTGTGTTTTGGTCAGGCTCTTATGCGGTGGTGACGGCGGGCGGCGCACCTTTGGAGATCATCAAGCGCTATATCGAAAGCCAACAGCGGCCTCTGCAATAG
- a CDS encoding HNH endonuclease yields MRQGKRERGDVACADCGVTTPKRCHKTIRCPACQFKSILKRDQKRQSGNRKVAVERWQANGHRCWWCGEALAWTAIEFDHIIPVSKGGGDKENLVPSCRGCNLKKSDGPAPADAKGAITGGQMDGVHFETLGKLMVGLEQLVGRPVELSDIFETVRA; encoded by the coding sequence GTGAGACAGGGCAAGCGTGAAAGAGGGGATGTGGCGTGTGCGGACTGTGGTGTGACAACTCCAAAACGCTGCCATAAAACTATTCGCTGCCCTGCCTGCCAGTTCAAATCCATTTTGAAGCGTGACCAGAAACGGCAGAGCGGGAATCGCAAAGTTGCGGTTGAACGCTGGCAAGCAAATGGACATCGGTGTTGGTGGTGTGGTGAGGCTCTTGCTTGGACAGCAATCGAATTCGATCACATTATTCCCGTTTCTAAGGGAGGTGGAGACAAGGAGAATCTTGTTCCAAGCTGTCGAGGATGCAACCTGAAAAAATCAGATGGCCCTGCCCCGGCTGATGCAAAAGGAGCCATCACAGGTGGACAAATGGACGGCGTTCACTTTGAGACGTTAGGAAAGCTCATGGTGGGCCTAGAGCAGCTTGTAGGGCGGCCTGTTGAGCTTTCAGACATCTTTGAAACGGTACGGGCCTAA
- a CDS encoding transposase: MLKAFRYRLYPTKTQETALLEQLRLCRNLYNCALQERRDAYKKAGKTITGYDQMKHLSEIKEALPEYKGIHSQVLQDVLKRLDKAFKAFFRRIKSGEKPGYPRFQGRDRFDSICYPQSGFSLSDKTAFFSKIGNIRVRLHRPIEGTIKIATIRRECGEWYVSYVCEVEATPLPETGSSVGVDVGTTWFCITSDGEFTQNPRYFQTAMKKLRVAQRSVSRKKNKRSNRRRKAVQHVAKLHRKVSRQRLDFHHRTAVKLVRENDLIAHEGLNVEGMGRGNLARSIHDVGWSQFFSLLSQKAECAARKVIAVDPRYTSQACHQCGHTCKGNRVSQSRFVCMACGHTDNADVNAARNILARALPSVENVGQQVKRPLRSRAHTALAVEPW, from the coding sequence ATGCTGAAAGCATTCCGCTACCGTCTGTACCCCACTAAAACGCAGGAAACCGCGTTGCTGGAACAACTCAGACTGTGCCGGAACCTCTACAACTGCGCTTTGCAGGAACGCCGGGATGCCTATAAGAAAGCGGGCAAAACGATCACGGGCTATGACCAAATGAAGCATCTCAGCGAAATTAAGGAGGCACTCCCAGAATACAAAGGCATTCACTCACAAGTCCTCCAAGACGTACTCAAGCGGTTAGACAAAGCATTTAAGGCATTCTTCCGGCGCATCAAGTCAGGCGAAAAGCCCGGTTATCCCCGTTTTCAAGGGCGGGATAGATTCGATTCGATTTGCTACCCACAATCCGGGTTCAGCCTCTCAGACAAAACGGCTTTCTTCTCCAAAATCGGAAATATCCGAGTCCGGTTGCATCGTCCGATAGAGGGCACTATCAAGATTGCTACCATCCGTAGAGAATGCGGGGAATGGTACGTCAGCTACGTGTGTGAAGTGGAAGCAACACCGCTTCCCGAAACGGGAAGCTCAGTGGGTGTAGACGTTGGAACTACATGGTTTTGCATCACGTCCGATGGAGAATTCACGCAAAACCCCCGCTACTTTCAAACTGCAATGAAGAAACTGCGTGTGGCTCAGCGTTCAGTCAGTCGCAAGAAAAACAAGCGCAGCAACCGCAGAAGAAAAGCTGTCCAGCACGTCGCCAAATTGCATCGGAAGGTCAGCCGTCAGCGACTCGACTTTCATCACAGAACAGCAGTCAAACTCGTCAGAGAAAATGATTTGATTGCCCATGAAGGCTTGAACGTTGAAGGGATGGGGCGCGGCAATCTTGCCCGCAGCATTCATGACGTGGGATGGTCACAGTTCTTTTCTCTCCTTTCCCAGAAGGCAGAATGTGCCGCTCGGAAAGTCATCGCCGTAGACCCCAGATATACCAGTCAGGCGTGCCACCAATGCGGTCACACCTGTAAGGGCAACCGGGTCAGTCAGTCACGCTTTGTCTGTATGGCTTGTGGGCATACCGATAACGCTGATGTGAACGCGGCACGCAACATCCTGGCAAGGGCATTGCCATCAGTGGAGAACGTAGGCCAACAGGTCAAGCGTCCACTGAGAAGCCGCGCTCACACCGCGTTAGCGGTTGAGCCGTGGTAA
- a CDS encoding HNH endonuclease signature motif containing protein: MIRLQRGGPPESLDTPEKEQTLGRHFEQYRSTRPWRAADILAALFLEAHEKCVYCESLLGSIDNMQVDHFIPKNEEPLLAATWNNLNCSCADCNRLKVVGPAYVNPYEDEPAQHFFYSGARLHAITEEGRATLKRLRLGSRLSGKHDVVWEGIVRLVETLHHKLDRVVGGELDEVVKADIWSDAVAIVESGTPEKEFSAVMASQLLQYSEWERAEQVLRHLEVWDDELERLDVLMRLQALPIRRPA, from the coding sequence GTGATTCGACTGCAACGAGGCGGCCCGCCCGAATCACTTGACACACCCGAAAAAGAACAGACCCTAGGACGGCATTTCGAGCAATACCGTTCCACCCGTCCATGGCGGGCTGCTGACATCTTGGCCGCACTGTTCCTGGAAGCGCATGAGAAATGCGTTTACTGTGAGTCGTTGCTGGGATCCATTGACAATATGCAAGTCGATCATTTCATTCCCAAAAACGAGGAGCCTTTATTGGCGGCGACTTGGAACAATCTCAACTGCTCATGCGCTGATTGCAACCGTCTCAAAGTGGTAGGGCCTGCATACGTCAATCCCTATGAGGATGAGCCTGCACAGCATTTCTTTTACTCGGGTGCCCGTTTGCATGCCATTACTGAGGAGGGTCGGGCCACTTTGAAACGACTGCGCCTCGGCTCCCGACTGTCCGGCAAGCATGATGTGGTCTGGGAAGGAATCGTCAGACTGGTGGAGACACTGCATCACAAACTGGATAGAGTGGTGGGCGGCGAACTAGATGAGGTTGTGAAAGCGGATATCTGGTCAGACGCTGTGGCCATCGTGGAAAGTGGGACACCTGAGAAGGAATTTAGTGCGGTTATGGCCTCGCAACTGCTTCAGTACTCTGAATGGGAGAGGGCTGAACAGGTGTTGCGGCACCTTGAGGTTTGGGATGATGAGCTTGAGCGGCTGGACGTCCTGATGCGGTTGCAAGCCTTGCCGATTCGGAGGCCGGCTTAA
- a CDS encoding AAA family ATPase translates to MQFESVTMLDFPPFKDFSLNLPEGLTVIAGTNGVGKSRLLAFLSQQRPTSRHNINWPGVSLRGNLADGKVINFDVNRALSATVISSLRPYDHRYQAETAVVDQTNFSNVGRVFKNWFVHMDHFEMRGWIEDPNSASNFNLCKQIFSLLDPTYRFLEVNRNFEVLLETPAGPLPYDRTSSGFQSAYLLLFGIVFGIDFYSQGQQSAEEFEGCILIDEIDVHLHPAWQNRILGLIQEIVPRAQIIATTHSPHIIQGLSEHQLVVLETNTKGVPHIKEISPRPSAYGFQGWSIEEILRDVMGIEDTLSQERQRIEQAFNDALDSDDLAAAQAPYEQLMTMLHPTNPLRRVYDMQYRAMGGVSV, encoded by the coding sequence ATGCAATTTGAGTCGGTCACAATGTTGGATTTTCCGCCATTCAAAGATTTTTCACTCAACCTGCCTGAAGGGCTCACTGTCATTGCTGGGACAAATGGTGTTGGGAAATCTAGACTCCTAGCCTTTTTATCTCAGCAAAGACCAACTTCGCGACACAATATAAACTGGCCAGGTGTGAGCCTAAGGGGGAATTTGGCTGACGGTAAAGTGATCAACTTTGACGTGAATAGAGCCCTCTCTGCGACAGTAATTTCTTCGTTACGGCCTTACGACCATCGATACCAAGCTGAGACTGCTGTCGTTGATCAGACAAACTTTTCAAATGTAGGTCGCGTTTTTAAAAATTGGTTTGTGCATATGGATCATTTTGAGATGAGAGGTTGGATTGAAGATCCCAACAGCGCTAGCAATTTCAATTTATGTAAGCAGATTTTCTCCCTTCTTGATCCAACCTATCGATTTCTAGAGGTCAATCGAAATTTTGAAGTGCTGCTCGAAACTCCTGCAGGACCGCTCCCTTACGATCGGACGTCAAGTGGCTTTCAAAGCGCTTATCTCTTGCTTTTTGGTATCGTTTTCGGAATCGACTTTTATTCACAGGGTCAGCAATCTGCAGAGGAATTTGAGGGATGTATTCTCATTGACGAAATTGACGTGCATTTACATCCAGCTTGGCAAAACAGAATCTTGGGTTTGATTCAAGAAATTGTGCCGCGTGCACAGATTATTGCGACTACGCACAGTCCACACATTATTCAGGGACTGAGTGAACATCAGTTGGTGGTGTTGGAAACCAACACTAAGGGTGTCCCACACATCAAAGAAATTTCGCCAAGACCGAGTGCATACGGCTTCCAGGGTTGGAGTATTGAGGAAATACTGCGGGACGTCATGGGAATTGAAGATACCCTCTCGCAAGAGCGCCAACGCATAGAACAGGCTTTTAATGACGCTCTTGACAGCGACGACCTTGCTGCTGCTCAGGCACCGTATGAGCAGCTCATGACCATGTTGCATCCAACCAATCCCCTCCGGCGGGTCTATGACATGCAGTACAGGGCTATGGGTGGAGTCAGCGTGTGA